One genomic region from Paraburkholderia azotifigens encodes:
- a CDS encoding ATP-binding protein gives MDADDLAKSLAAFPIVVVRDPQPATTADTTATPAPAPTTSDGSTPSGPTPLTVALLGETIYSLAPEFILFSEREGMLPNEIELDEANAPTGPGAVAASNYLYAAEIDLPKMLAADRRTRESFLLKANSKLTKAFNSFWSQTIGKGTQLSLTCDIEYHEASDAAKAGKPYLVFWISDGHTQLYPSQRSQGVRWFVSFFLQLKAAKREYHSVWFLLDEPGANLHSKAQADVLKLINDLRHEIPIVYSTHSPI, from the coding sequence ATGGATGCCGATGACCTTGCTAAGTCTCTGGCGGCGTTTCCGATAGTCGTGGTGCGTGACCCACAACCTGCGACGACAGCAGACACAACGGCTACGCCTGCTCCAGCACCTACCACTAGTGACGGGAGCACGCCAAGCGGACCAACTCCGTTGACCGTAGCGCTTCTCGGCGAGACGATCTACTCGCTCGCTCCTGAGTTCATACTGTTCTCGGAGCGGGAAGGGATGCTTCCCAACGAAATAGAACTGGACGAGGCTAATGCACCGACCGGCCCCGGCGCAGTCGCCGCAAGCAACTATTTGTACGCCGCCGAAATTGATTTACCCAAGATGCTTGCCGCAGATCGTCGCACCCGCGAGAGCTTCCTTCTTAAAGCTAACTCAAAACTAACGAAGGCATTCAATTCATTTTGGAGTCAGACGATAGGCAAAGGTACGCAACTCAGCTTAACGTGCGACATTGAATACCACGAAGCATCTGACGCTGCGAAGGCTGGGAAACCTTACTTGGTCTTTTGGATAAGTGACGGACATACACAGCTCTATCCAAGCCAACGCAGCCAAGGAGTTCGATGGTTCGTGTCATTCTTCCTGCAATTGAAGGCCGCAAAGCGTGAATATCACAGCGTATGGTTTCTGCTCGACGAACCGGGTGCAAACTTGCATTCGAAGGCTCAGGCAGACGTGCTGAAGCTCATTAACGATCTGCGCCACGAGATTCCTATCGTTTATTCAACTCATAGCCCCATCTGA
- a CDS encoding recombinase family protein, with the protein MARTFLYARVSTAEQTTDNQLHEAKAAGFDIHARHTVTETISGSVPAAERPGFAKLLDKLDDGDTLVVTKLDRLGRNTTDVLGTVERLADLGVHVHCLALKGVDLTSASGRLHMTVLAAVAQFERDLLIERTHAGLARAKAEGKKLGRRDSLTDAQKADIRQRLGAGATARGLAKEFGVSHPTILKVAQA; encoded by the coding sequence ATGGCCCGCACGTTCCTTTACGCTCGTGTCTCGACGGCAGAGCAGACCACGGATAACCAGCTTCACGAGGCGAAGGCCGCAGGATTCGATATCCACGCACGCCACACAGTCACAGAGACCATATCAGGCAGCGTACCCGCCGCTGAGCGTCCGGGCTTTGCCAAGCTACTAGACAAGCTCGACGACGGCGACACGCTGGTTGTGACCAAGCTCGACCGGCTAGGGCGTAATACGACCGATGTGTTGGGCACCGTCGAGCGGTTGGCCGACCTCGGTGTGCATGTCCACTGCCTAGCGCTCAAGGGCGTGGACCTGACCAGCGCAAGCGGGAGGCTGCATATGACCGTGCTTGCTGCGGTCGCGCAGTTCGAGCGTGATCTGTTGATTGAGCGGACTCATGCGGGGCTGGCGAGGGCGAAGGCAGAGGGCAAGAAGCTGGGGCGGCGCGACAGCCTGACGGACGCGCAGAAGGCCGATATACGGCAGCGGCTGGGTGCGGGTGCGACGGCGCGAGGGCTGGCGAAGGAGTTCGGCGTGTCGCATCCAACCATATTGAAGGTCGCGCAGGCGTAG
- a CDS encoding integrase — translation MATITERRDARGNTTFQARIRRAGYPPLSRTFPGRMQAELWATAIDGELDQREAQRAADIALRKVADAAPPDRLTLGDLLLRYRDRVTPGKRAAIEEGWRIRGLLGHPLARCPVVTLAPPQVAEWRDWRLKSVTGSTVKRDLTLLRHVIEIARIEWGIKLDSNPFTLIRQPRENPPRERRLNGDEEYRLIQACDGASRYMQRLIVLALETAMRRSEIVGLEWERIDFQRSRILLDRTKTGVSRHVIPSTRAVNELLKIRHELQAWARARRCEVPPRVFPGLTPNAVGLCFERTVRRAGIHDLRFHDLRHEAISRMFEKGLTVMEVAQISGHQTLQMLKRYTHLQMGDLARRLDRKPGGA, via the coding sequence ATGGCAACTATCACCGAACGTCGCGACGCACGCGGCAACACCACGTTTCAGGCCCGCATCCGTCGAGCGGGCTACCCTCCCCTGTCTCGCACGTTCCCGGGCCGTATGCAGGCCGAGCTATGGGCCACAGCGATAGACGGAGAACTAGATCAGCGCGAAGCCCAGCGAGCCGCAGACATCGCATTACGCAAGGTAGCCGACGCAGCCCCGCCTGACCGCCTGACCCTCGGCGACTTGCTACTTCGGTACAGGGACCGCGTTACGCCCGGCAAGCGCGCTGCAATCGAGGAAGGTTGGCGTATCCGTGGCCTTCTCGGGCATCCGCTCGCCCGCTGCCCTGTCGTCACCCTTGCACCGCCGCAGGTTGCAGAGTGGCGCGATTGGCGGCTCAAAAGCGTTACCGGCTCAACGGTCAAGCGAGACCTTACCCTGCTCCGGCACGTTATCGAAATTGCCCGCATCGAATGGGGCATCAAGCTCGACAGCAATCCGTTCACGCTAATACGACAACCACGCGAGAACCCGCCACGCGAGCGCAGATTGAATGGGGATGAGGAATACCGGCTCATACAGGCATGCGACGGGGCCAGCCGCTATATGCAACGATTGATAGTATTGGCTCTTGAGACCGCTATGAGGCGTAGCGAAATAGTAGGATTGGAATGGGAACGGATTGACTTCCAGCGCTCACGTATATTGCTAGACCGCACCAAGACTGGTGTTTCACGACACGTCATTCCTTCAACTCGTGCCGTCAACGAGCTATTAAAAATTCGGCATGAGCTTCAAGCGTGGGCACGAGCGCGGCGTTGCGAGGTTCCCCCACGCGTATTCCCCGGCCTGACTCCCAATGCAGTCGGGCTATGCTTCGAGCGGACGGTTCGCCGTGCAGGTATCCATGACCTCCGGTTCCACGATCTGCGCCACGAAGCGATTAGCAGAATGTTCGAGAAGGGATTGACTGTAATGGAGGTCGCGCAAATATCCGGTCATCAAACGCTGCAAATGCTGAAGCGTTACACACACCTGCAAATGGGCGACCTTGCGAGGAGGCTGGATAGGAAGCCGGGCGGCGCATAG
- a CDS encoding site-specific integrase, which translates to MATITKRTDQAPHRRWQARVRRKGFPTQSKSFATKTEAEQWAREVEQTYDKGHVVDLTDARETTLREVLQRYLDEVVPGHKGAKTEGYRIRQLLGMPVAQFALANITRRAAADFRDERVKHVSGSTVTSEMNVIGRAIETARSEWGVHLVYNPFHRVRRPKANAPRDRRLEDGEEVRLLAACRASRCPYLAPAVIIAIETGMRQSEIRAMKWEHIDTARRYAALPTTKNGEPRVVPLSSRAIAAIEEMKTARQYKYQGVSLERVDGPFAHIDATVIRHAFMRARDKAGMPDLRFHDLRHEATSRLFEKGFNTMEVSSITGHKTMQMLKRYTHLRAEELALRLG; encoded by the coding sequence ATGGCAACTATCACAAAACGAACTGACCAAGCACCACATCGCCGCTGGCAGGCCCGGGTCAGGCGCAAGGGTTTTCCGACACAGAGCAAGTCGTTTGCGACCAAGACTGAAGCCGAGCAATGGGCACGCGAGGTCGAGCAGACGTACGACAAGGGGCACGTAGTCGATTTGACGGACGCACGCGAGACGACACTAAGGGAAGTATTGCAGCGGTATCTTGACGAGGTTGTGCCTGGTCACAAGGGCGCGAAAACCGAGGGCTACCGCATCCGTCAGTTGCTCGGTATGCCGGTCGCTCAGTTCGCGCTGGCAAACATCACGCGCAGGGCGGCGGCGGATTTCCGAGACGAGCGTGTCAAGCACGTCAGCGGCTCAACGGTCACGTCGGAAATGAACGTGATAGGCCGCGCAATCGAGACCGCCCGTAGTGAATGGGGCGTGCACCTCGTCTATAACCCGTTCCATCGCGTCAGACGCCCCAAGGCCAACGCGCCACGCGACAGACGGCTGGAGGACGGCGAGGAAGTCCGGTTGCTCGCGGCATGTCGTGCCTCGCGCTGCCCTTACCTCGCGCCCGCCGTCATCATCGCCATAGAGACAGGCATGCGACAGAGCGAGATACGGGCGATGAAGTGGGAACACATCGACACTGCGCGCCGCTATGCCGCGCTACCGACGACAAAGAACGGAGAACCCCGCGTCGTGCCGCTATCCTCTCGCGCCATCGCAGCGATAGAAGAAATGAAGACCGCCCGGCAGTACAAATATCAAGGCGTGTCGCTAGAGCGCGTGGACGGTCCGTTCGCGCACATCGACGCGACCGTGATTCGTCACGCCTTCATGCGGGCAAGGGACAAAGCCGGTATGCCGGATTTACGCTTTCACGATCTGCGCCATGAAGCAACCAGCCGCCTATTCGAAAAAGGATTCAATACGATGGAGGTGTCGTCGATCACCGGGCATAAAACCATGCAGATGCTAAAGCGTTACACGCATCTGCGAGCCGAAGAACTCGCGCTACGCCTCGGATAG
- a CDS encoding DUF2147 domain-containing protein, giving the protein MTSLTQRARLACGKPFKQAVVAGLLLAGAVTAFAQADTPVGTWQTIDDHTGQPKALVQITQDANGSLSGKVVKGLGANDQPDRRCTACTDARKDQPILGMTIISEMKKDGDNWDGGQILDPENGKLYKCKMHIEDGGQKLVVRGYIGVSLLGRSQTWVRQN; this is encoded by the coding sequence ATGACATCGCTGACACAACGCGCGCGCCTCGCGTGCGGCAAGCCGTTCAAACAGGCGGTTGTTGCCGGACTGTTGCTGGCCGGGGCCGTGACGGCTTTTGCGCAGGCCGATACGCCCGTCGGCACATGGCAAACCATCGACGATCACACGGGCCAGCCCAAAGCCCTCGTGCAAATCACACAGGATGCTAACGGCTCGCTGAGCGGCAAGGTCGTCAAGGGACTCGGCGCCAACGATCAACCCGATCGCCGCTGCACGGCCTGCACGGACGCGCGTAAAGATCAGCCGATTCTCGGCATGACGATCATCAGCGAGATGAAAAAGGACGGCGACAACTGGGACGGCGGACAGATTCTCGACCCGGAAAACGGCAAGCTCTACAAGTGCAAGATGCACATCGAAGATGGCGGACAGAAGCTGGTGGTGCGCGGGTATATCGGCGTGTCGCTGCTAGGGCGTTCGCAGACGTGGGTCCGTCAGAACTGA
- a CDS encoding DUF2968 domain-containing protein gives MDQKSKVRHIVMSAMIVFGGVQGVYAQSSASNGTDASASAIVAQTTPAAAPLTAASQTIALTPDEAKQSATGNVAELQQMIHGNDLAELRTTYNGSYGASLMFYAKDMTYYVALFQQKNFWRVIKTQDEARSEQIYRDFARQTAQLSDVEIRRTKLEAQKAYTDRLVALSQERASRLQADLNIAHEQQTIVNSMQQQTRAEAAALAQQKAQSQEQLRTTQRQVRDLQRQLESGLSTR, from the coding sequence ATGGACCAGAAGTCGAAAGTGCGACACATCGTGATGTCGGCAATGATCGTTTTCGGGGGCGTTCAAGGGGTCTACGCGCAGAGTTCTGCCTCTAACGGCACGGATGCTTCGGCGAGCGCGATCGTCGCGCAGACGACGCCTGCCGCGGCGCCTCTCACCGCCGCGAGCCAAACGATTGCGTTGACTCCGGACGAAGCGAAGCAGTCGGCGACGGGCAATGTCGCGGAACTGCAACAGATGATTCACGGCAACGACCTAGCCGAGCTTCGCACCACCTACAACGGCAGTTACGGCGCAAGCCTGATGTTCTACGCGAAGGACATGACGTACTACGTCGCGCTCTTCCAGCAGAAGAACTTCTGGCGCGTGATCAAGACGCAGGACGAAGCGCGTTCCGAGCAGATCTATCGCGACTTTGCGCGTCAGACGGCGCAACTGTCGGACGTCGAGATTCGCCGCACGAAACTTGAAGCGCAAAAGGCGTACACCGATCGTCTCGTCGCACTGTCGCAGGAGCGCGCGAGTCGTCTGCAGGCCGACCTGAACATTGCGCACGAGCAGCAGACCATCGTCAACAGCATGCAGCAGCAGACCCGCGCGGAAGCCGCTGCGCTTGCGCAGCAGAAGGCGCAGTCGCAGGAGCAGTTGCGCACGACGCAGCGTCAGGTGCGCGATC